The nucleotide sequence GGTGACGCTTTCGGGAGACAAATGGGCTGTGGAAACTACCGTGGCCTGGATGAAAAATAGGTCTGCACCAGCCGCCGCAACCACCTGCCCAAACTTACTGGCTCCAGCTGGGGTGGCACTGACTGCGGCAATTCCCCCTTGGGCCTTGATTTCTTGAATCCGTTGGGTAATCAGTTCTGGTTGAATGGGCTGAGCATAGAGGGATTGCATCAAAGGGACAAACTCAGCAGTGTCCACCGCCGCAATTTGATCCAAGATGGGATTTGGATCGGGGTAACGGGTTTGAATTCCTTCTAGGTTTAAGACTCCTAAGGCCCCCAGTTGACTGAGCTTAACCGCCATGGCGACATCCACAACCCCATCCATAGCACTGGCAATAATCGGAATGTCCCGAGTCAATGTCCCGAGTTGCCAAGACGTATTCGCTAATTGTGGATCTAATGTTCGGCGGCCGGGGACTAGGGCAATTTCATCAATGCCATAGGCTCTGCGGGCTATACGGCCTCGCCCAAGTTCAATGTTCACCATATTCTTCCTGATCTTTGTTGTTAAGCTATCACGAACTCGGGTTGCTCGGAGTCCGGCGAATGGGGCGTGGAGGCAGGGAATGCCGCTCGGGAGTGGTTGAAGTCGGGTGCTCACTCGTGCGTTTGCGGAAGGGAGGCTGGGCTGGCCGGGCTGATTTGGGGGCTTTCCGAGGTGGCAGCACGCCTACGGGGTTGGCTTCTTGAATCACTAAGCGGTTTCCTTGGCGTTGGGCATGTAAATCCCAGAAATATCCAGGGGATTTCATTTCCACAACTCCTTCAAGACGCACCTTAAAAGCTTTACCTTTGTCAGCATTTTTACGGGGTTGCTGTTGAATCTTGACCATGACGAATTTCTTATCTTGAGAGTTGAAAATAACTTCGCCCCGGATTGAAAAATAGCCATCATCGGATTCTACAGACGCAGCGACTGACTCTGTGGCAACTGGGCTGTCTTGCTGGAGAATGTCAGGCTCCCATACCCCAACAATTTGTAGATGTAGGATAATATCTTCTGGGCTAGGGGCCTGGGGTTGACTACTTCTACGGGAGTCTTTCCTGATTTCTTTTTTCTTTTCTCTTGCCAAATCTCGAGTGCGGGGATAAACGACCCAAAGATGTGCTTCATTGAGATCGAGATATTTCTTGATCAGATTCATAACCTGCCCCAAGAGTACTGTTTCAATTTCCTGACCGTCACTGGTGACGAGGATGCCACGATTGAACTGCTCTGGGTCGGGCTTATAAATGCCTTTGACCAGGCCAATGGCCCGATACTGAAGCCGTTCACTGACTGCTGGAATTGGGTGTAGGCGAGTTACAGTGGATTCTGGACCAGGCGGGGGGGGTGGAGTGGGATCGGGAGAAGACGCTGGTGGCGGCGGGGGCGGCGGCGATACCGTTTTTTTAATACTGATAATTTCTGGTGCGCCTGAGCTGGACTTCGGCTTTGTCCGTTTTGGAGTAGATTCGGCTGTCATGAATGGTCTCGCAAATGTCTGGTGCAGAAAATTGAACTGGATGAGAGTGCCAATTATGCCAATTATATATGTCTCAGGATGAATGAAGGGAACTGACTAAGCGGGGGGCTAAGAACACTACTTAGGGAAATAAATACACCTTGGACATTCCCTAGACGACTTCGTTTTAGACCCCTGCCGAGGCTACTGTTTGCGGATGCAAGGGCTGTTGCTTCAAACCCCGCGCCAAACGATTGAGGGCATTCATGTAGGCCTGGGCCGAAGCCACAATCACATCGGTGTTGGCCGCATGACCGGAATAAATCCGATCTTCATGTTGCAGCCGAATCGTCACTTCTCCCATGGCATCAATCCCGGCGGTCACTGACTGCACCGAGTATTCAATTAAGCGATTTGGCAGATCAATTACCCGATTAATCGCCCGATAGACCGCATCCACTGGCCCTGTTCCAATAGCCGCATCGGTGAGTTCTTCTCCGTCTGGAGTCCGGACAATCACGGTTGCGGTGGGTTTGGCATGATCACCACAGGCCACTTGGACAAATTCCAAGACATAACCACCGGGATCACTGGCCTGGGTTTCATCGTTGACAATAGCTTCCAAGTCCCAATCCGTAATTTCCCGTTTTTTGTCGGCGACTTCCTTAAACCGAACAAAGGCCCGATTCAAATCCGACTCTGAGAGTTCAAAGCCCAATTCCCGCAAACGACTGGCAAAGGCATTTCGTCCCGACAGTTTCCCCAAGACGATCTGGTTTTCCGCCAGGCCAATCAGTTGGGCATCCATGATTTCGTAGGTGAGCTTGTGTTTGAGCACCCCATCCTGATGAATTCCCGACTCATGGGCAAAGGCGTTGGCCCCGACGATGGCTTTATTGGGCTGAATCAACATCCCGGTCAAGTTGGAGACCAATCGCGAAGTTTTGTAGATTTGGCGGGTATCAATGTTGGTTAGGGGGTCTTCGGAATCGATCGCGCGCCCTAAGAACGGGTTGAAGTATTGCCGCCGGACATGGAGGGCCATGACCAATTCTTCTAAGGCTGCATTACCGGCCCGCTCACCAATACCGTTGATCGTACATTCCAGTTGCCGGGCCCCGTTTTTCGCCGCTTTCAAGAAGTTCGCCACCGCCAGGCCCAGATCGTTATGCCCATGCACCGAAATAATGGCCTGGTCAATGTTGGGGACATTATCTTTAATCCCTTTAATCAACGCGCCAAATTCGGCCGGAGTCGTATAACCCACCGTGTCGGGAATGTTGATCGTCGTGGCTCCGGCGGCAATGGCAGCTTCGAGGACTTGATAGAGAAATTCCGGATCCGAACGGCCGGCATCTTCCGGGGAAAACTCGACATCCTCGACAAAGGACTTAGCATAGGCCACCATCTCTGCGGCAATTTTGAGGACTTCGGCCCGGCTCTTTTTCAGCTTGAATTCTAAATGAATATCCGAGGTGGCAATGAAGGTGTGGATGCGTTTGAAATGGGCTGGAGCCAAGGCCTGGGCGGCGGCTTTAATATCGGCCTGGGTGGCCCGGGCTAAACCACAAATGACGGGGCCGGTTTCGATGCCAACAATGGCCGCAATTCGTTGAACGGCTTCAAAATCGCCGGGGCTGGCAAAGGGAAATCCGGCTTCAATAATATCCACCCCCAATTTGGCCAGTTGTTTAGCGATGACCAGCTTTTCATCCACATTGAGGGACGCGCCGGGAGATTGTTCCCCATCACGCAGCGTGGTATCGAAAATTAAAATCCGGTCAATGGCCTGGGGAGGATATTTGATGCTCATGTCATCACCGCTGGATGAGAGATTAATTTAGATAATTGAACTGGCCCGAAAGGACATTAGGCCAAACTGGAAGCGAGTTTACTGAACCAGACTGCTCCTTTCTAGTCTAGTCCCTGGCCTGGGAATTGCCATATTTTTCGCCGAGGCAACTCAATGATCTAGGGTTTATTTTCCATTGGGGTTGTGCCGTAGTCCGAAAGCTTGAAGATATACAGGGCGTGGGTGAGTAAACCTAGGAGCCAAATCCCCGTTAACCAGGCCGGCCAGGGCCAATTTTTATCTAGGAATATGTCAAAAAACCAAATTCCGGAATTGGTGGCCGCAAACAAAGCAACATGGACCGCAAAGTTAATCCGGTCTTCGAGACGACGATAGGCTGGATCCTGGGGGTCGGGTTTGCGGGGCCAACGGGGCGGCATAGAATCAACACTCCAAACAAGGCTGGGGGCAAGGGAATTTTACTTGTATCCTAACCTGTTCTAGGGTTCGACCTTAACGTTCCCCCCTGGATCAATGGTGACGTTGACCCCTAAGCGGCGGAGATTTTCAATGGCAGCCTGTTGACCGCGTCCAGTTACAGCATTGCCCAGAACCATCAGCCAAGAGTTAATTTGGGCCTGCTTGCTGTCGGGATTAGTCCGGAGGAAGTTTGCCATTCGTTGATAAAAGGCGGCTGACTCTTTGGCCTTTGCCGTGTTTTGGAGACTGACCCATTGGGCGGCCATCTCATAAGAGTGCTGGGCGGCTTTTTGATTCCCAAGATAGAGTAGTTCGTCAATGGCCTTGTAAACCCAAATTAAGTAGGCCTGATCAAATACTTTTGGGTCGAGTTTTTTTAAGCCTTGAGTCATCAAATCTACGGTGATTTGGGGTTGTCCTGCGAAGAGGGTGGTGGAGGTGGAGAGAAACACGTAGGCCCGGACAAATTTGGGGTCGCGGGGAACGGTCACTTGAAAAAAGTTAGGAGAAAGATCGTAGCCTGTGACATCGCGGGCCCGCCAATCGCCAAAATATTGCAGAAATTGGAGAAAGCTCCAGTCCCCCATCACATTATCAAAGCCAAAGCTGGGCATCTTCGCCAAAATTTCCAGTTGCGGCTTCAGTTGGGCCACTTCCCGCTGATAGACCTCTGGAGATAGGGACTCCTGGGCCTGGGTTTGGAGGGTTTTTAGGGAGGCTTGTTGCATCCAGGCCACCACCACTAAAGCTCCAGCAGTGAGGATTGCTCCCAAGAGGTCGTTTTTAGTGAAGGCAAGTTTCATCGCGTTAGGCTTAGGATTGTTGCCAGGTTCTGAGTTGGATCCAAATTAACACCAAGGTAGCCACGAGTAACACCATGGCCGCCGCGGCCGCGTAACCAAAATCAAACATCCCAAAGGCCTGTTGATAGATGTAATAGACCAATAAATTTGTTGAGTTAAGGGGGCCGCCACCCGTCACCACATAGACCTGTTCAAAGCTGCGAAGGGTGAAAATTGTCGTTGTCACTGCGGTTAAGACAAGGGTGGGTTGCAGGCCTGGGAGGGTGACATAGCGAAATTGTTGCCAGGCCCCGGCCCCATCCAAACGGGCGGCTTCATAGAGACTGAGGGGAATGGTTTGCAGGCCGGCCAGAAAAACAACCATATTAAACCCCAGTTGCTTCCAAATACTCAACAGGATTAAGACGGGCATGGCCCAGGTGGTACTCCCCAACCAGGAAATTGCCTCTACCCCGAAGTGTTCCAATAGCCCATTCACCGGCCCATCAGTTTGAAAGAGCCAGCGAAACCCCAATCCGGCAGCCACAATCGAAGTCACAGAAGGTAAAAAATAGGCGGTTCTTAGGGTTGTCCGGCCCCAAATTGGCCCATTTAAGCCCACCGCAATTAGGAGGGGAAGAATGAGGCTAGGAATCACCGTGGCGATGGTGAAATAAACGGTGTTGCCTAAAACTTGCCAGAAGTCGGGACTCAAGAAAAGGCGTTGATAATTCTGCCAACCGACACCATAGACACCGGAACGGGTAAAGCTGCCCCCCGTAAAGCTTAAAACTCCGAGGTAAAGAATTGGGATAAAGACAAAAATTCCTAGAAAAATCAAAGCCGGAGCTAAAAATCCCCAGGCCATCACGGCCGCCGGTATAGGTTGGGTTGGTTTATCCACAGCCAGTTGGCCTCAATTTGGAAGGCAAAGCCTTTTGATCTTAACGGCTCTCCCAGTTCCTTAAGTCGGGTTTGCCCATTGTTTTACTAAACTCCCAAACTGATTCCAGGCCAGTTCTGCGGGGCGTGTGTGCTGAATCAGGTCGCGGGCGGTGGCTTCCCCGGTCTGGGCAGCTTGAATCACCTCTGGGATGCGTTGGCGAAATCGTTGCGCAATCCCGACAATTTGTTGGTTGGCATGGACGCATTGCTCACCCAATTTGTTAATTTCTGTTGTAATAAAATCAAAGGCACTGAACTGCCCACCCGCCCGCCCAATAATCAAACTGGCTTGCAAGGCTAAATGCTTGACTTGGCGGCTAATATGTTCAATCTCAATGCTGGCCCCATCGATAATTTCCAGTTCTTGATCTAAAACTCCACCTAAGCGCAACACCTGATTAAATTCCCGCATCAAGTTATTGGCAGAGGTTATGGTTCCTTGCATCGCCTGTTGACTTTCCTGGGAAACCAGTTGCCCCATTCCCAATAGCTGTTGATTCATCCGGCTGATTTCCTTGGCCTGGGCCCGCAATTCCTGATTTTGATGTTCAAGGATTTCCTGGTGGTGGTGGTTGTCGATCTGGCTTTGGGCCAATTGCTGGGCATAGGTTTCGGCTTGGGCTTGGGCGGCGGTGAGGGCCTGGGTCAATTGTTGTTTCTCATCCTCTTGCTGGGCCATAAAGCGGTGAATTTGCTGGAGAATCTGGGCCTGGGCTAAGAGAAGAGTATGGCAACTCAAGAGCACATAATCCCCCGCCGCTTCCAGGATAATCGGGTCATACACAAATTCACTGTTTTGAGATAAAGCTGTCGTAACTGCGGTGATAATTGGGCAACTATCCGGCAAAACCAGAGGGAATGTCTCTAGCTCACTGCCCTCCAGGAGAATCCGGATTGGACGCTTGAGATAAAGTTCCCGGCCAAAGGGTTGATTCAGGCGGGCATAGAACTTGGCCTGGGGGATAAGAGCCAGGGGTTTGTCGTTTTCGAGGATGATCACTCCAGGGAGTTCGGGTTGGGCCTGGAACTGCTCCAGAATTGATTGCCCGATCACATCACCTGTGAAACAACTGCCATGGGTAGGAAGCACATTCAAGGTGGATTGCGGTGTTAAATGCTGATTCATCCGACTAGTCAGTTCTTGAAGCTGTGCCATTCATCCCCCAGGCCTGCCTCGGCTGTAGAACCGTCTTAATAGCTGTGGAAGCCCACAGGAAATCTAACAATCTGAGGTTAAGGAAAAGCTATAACGGGGTTAACAAGTTTGGGGGCATTCCCGACCTGCTCATGCTTGTCCGTGGGAATCCGTCTGCCTGTGAGAGACACTTGCTCCTCAGCCCCGTCAACAATTCTGATATCGGCCCATAGATTTGGGATAATCTTGAGGCATCCCGTTCACATCCAGCGAAATTCCTTGGCTCTTCATATTGCTTGGCTTGGTAAAAAATCTCCCCCCTGTGGCAATGTCACCTATAGCCGGGAAATTACGAACGCGCTGCAAGATCGCGGGCATCAGGTCAGCTTTCTCCATTTTGTTCAGGACACGGAGAGTGAAGCCCTAGACCGGCCCCTTCATCCTGGCGATGGGCAAGAAGTCCCCCTCCCCTGCTTATATAAGTCCCAGGTGTATACGATTCCCTCCTTACGGGCCAGTAAAGTCTTAGCTTCTTCACTGCGGCAATTACAACCCGATATTGTCCATGCCTCCTTGACCCTATCGCCGCTGGATTTTTTATTGCCAGAAATTTGCGAAGAATTGGGGATTCCCCTGGTAGCCACCTTTCATCCGGCCTATAGCGACAAATATCGGAACCTGTCCTCGGGAACCCAATTGGTGATGTACCAGTTGTATGCCCCGTTTTTAGCCCATTATGACCGGATCATTATTTTTTCCCAGCCCCAACGGGAGTTATTGATTCGGTTAGGTGTGCCGCCCCAGCGAGTGGTCGTGATTCCCAATGGGGTAGATATTCAAAAATATTCTCCTGGCCCCTCTCGGGCTAAACAAGAGTACAACGCCGAGCGGATTTATATTTACCAAGGGCGCATTGCGATTGAGAAAAATGTTGAATCCCTATTGCGGGCCTGGTGTAAAGCCAAATTGCCAGCGAATTGCAAATTGTTAATGGTCGGGGGGGGCTCCCTGATGTCTTCGTT is from Synechococcus sp. PCC 6312 and encodes:
- a CDS encoding 2-isopropylmalate synthase yields the protein MSIKYPPQAIDRILIFDTTLRDGEQSPGASLNVDEKLVIAKQLAKLGVDIIEAGFPFASPGDFEAVQRIAAIVGIETGPVICGLARATQADIKAAAQALAPAHFKRIHTFIATSDIHLEFKLKKSRAEVLKIAAEMVAYAKSFVEDVEFSPEDAGRSDPEFLYQVLEAAIAAGATTINIPDTVGYTTPAEFGALIKGIKDNVPNIDQAIISVHGHNDLGLAVANFLKAAKNGARQLECTINGIGERAGNAALEELVMALHVRRQYFNPFLGRAIDSEDPLTNIDTRQIYKTSRLVSNLTGMLIQPNKAIVGANAFAHESGIHQDGVLKHKLTYEIMDAQLIGLAENQIVLGKLSGRNAFASRLRELGFELSESDLNRAFVRFKEVADKKREITDWDLEAIVNDETQASDPGGYVLEFVQVACGDHAKPTATVIVRTPDGEELTDAAIGTGPVDAVYRAINRVIDLPNRLIEYSVQSVTAGIDAMGEVTIRLQHEDRIYSGHAANTDVIVASAQAYMNALNRLARGLKQQPLHPQTVASAGV
- a CDS encoding 2TM domain-containing protein, which translates into the protein MPPRWPRKPDPQDPAYRRLEDRINFAVHVALFAATNSGIWFFDIFLDKNWPWPAWLTGIWLLGLLTHALYIFKLSDYGTTPMENKP
- a CDS encoding carbohydrate ABC transporter permease, which produces MDKPTQPIPAAVMAWGFLAPALIFLGIFVFIPILYLGVLSFTGGSFTRSGVYGVGWQNYQRLFLSPDFWQVLGNTVYFTIATVIPSLILPLLIAVGLNGPIWGRTTLRTAYFLPSVTSIVAAGLGFRWLFQTDGPVNGLLEHFGVEAISWLGSTTWAMPVLILLSIWKQLGFNMVVFLAGLQTIPLSLYEAARLDGAGAWQQFRYVTLPGLQPTLVLTAVTTTIFTLRSFEQVYVVTGGGPLNSTNLLVYYIYQQAFGMFDFGYAAAAAMVLLVATLVLIWIQLRTWQQS
- a CDS encoding glycosyltransferase family 4 protein translates to MRHPVHIQRNSLALHIAWLGKKSPPCGNVTYSREITNALQDRGHQVSFLHFVQDTESEALDRPLHPGDGQEVPLPCLYKSQVYTIPSLRASKVLASSLRQLQPDIVHASLTLSPLDFLLPEICEELGIPLVATFHPAYSDKYRNLSSGTQLVMYQLYAPFLAHYDRIIIFSQPQRELLIRLGVPPQRVVVIPNGVDIQKYSPGPSRAKQEYNAERIYIYQGRIAIEKNVESLLRAWCKAKLPANCKLLMVGGGSLMSSLISTYGPEQNVLWLGTILDEQRRIELLRGADVFILPSFVEGLSLSLLEGMACGLACLATDVGADGEVLDGAGIILNPQYVKSQLQTLLPLFHQHPEMIPMLGQKARQRVVEKYSLSHNVDALEAFYHEMLPDYNFKVSLRVS